GGTTAATAGTGAGATAGATATTGCCTCTTGGACTATTCCATTTCTTAGTGCCTCTTCCCACACCCGCAGTTTGTTCGTAGGATTGGACAGCTATATTGTTTTTTTCAACTAACGAAAAATTGCTCTGATTATCAAAAATTTTATTAAAAGTCGTGTTGGTTGAGTCAAATAATACTTTATACAAATTTAATTAAATAAAGAGTCAACAAGATTAATTAATGGATCTGGATAAAAGAAAAATAAGGTAATAATTATGGCTGAAAAGATGAATATAAATGAACTAAGCCTATTATTATCTAATAATAGTTCTGTTTCAGACTCATTGAAAAACATATTCTTAATTACTGATAAATAATAAAATGCAGCAATAACGGAACTTATAACAGCTATGACAGACAAGATATAGAAACCTTCGTTAATAGAGGCTGATAAAATAAAAAACTTAGCAAAAAAGCCTGCAAATGGTGGGATCCCTGCTAAAGAGAATAAAAATACTAGCATCGAGATTGCCTTTGATCTTGATGAAGCCTTTAGTCCATTTAATCCAATTAAGAGAGTTATTTCTCCCTCGGAAGTACGTAAATTTAAGATAACTGAAAACACACCAAAAGTTGTGATTAGATAAATAATTAAATAAAAGAAAATAGTTCCCTCAGACATATATTGATAACTCATAATTGCTAAAAGCATAAAGCCAATATGATTAATAGAGCTAAAAGCTAAAAGTCTTTTAATAATTTTTTGTGTAATTGCGCCATATACTCCTACTAATAGAGAAATTGCACATACTATTTGAAAGATATAGTGAAGGGACTCAATTTTGGGAATGTTCAACTCGTGGTAAATTCTAAATAAGAAAATTAAAGAAGCAAACTTAGGCAAAGTGGCAAAAAACAAGGTTGAAATTGTCGGTGATCCTTCATAAACATCCGGGGTCCAAATATGAAATGGGGCAGCCGATACTTTAAAGAAGAGTGCGATTAAAACTAAAGCCAAACCTACCTCACT
The window above is part of the alpha proteobacterium HIMB59 genome. Proteins encoded here:
- a CDS encoding NADH dehydrogenase subunit N (PFAM: NADH-Ubiquinone/plastoquinone (complex I), various chains~TIGRFAM: proton-translocating NADH-quinone oxidoreductase, chain N) — its product is MIDFYSFAPEIFILALILISITFGILNRGATITINASGFSLLTIFLILKGHSLYQNSLYSLNTINLILLSKIILSIGSIVFILLSRRPLKNENLFRYEYILFILFAILGSFVLISSNNFLTAFIGLELQSLSLYLMAAFNTKNLNSNEAGIKYFSLGALSSGFLLFGISMIYFDTASFSFQNLDNYSTISEVGLALVLIALFFKVSAAPFHIWTPDVYEGSPTISTLFFATLPKFASLIFLFRIYHELNIPKIESLHYIFQIVCAISLLVGVYGAITQKIIKRLLAFSSINHIGFMLLAIMSYQYMSEGTIFFYLIIYLITTFGVFSVILNLRTSEGEITLLIGLNGLKASSRSKAISMLVFLFSLAGIPPFAGFFAKFFILSASINEGFYILSVIAVISSVIAAFYYLSVIKNMFFNESETELLLDNNRLSSFIFIFSAIIITLFFFYPDPLINLVDSLFN